The following proteins are encoded in a genomic region of Paralichthys olivaceus isolate ysfri-2021 chromosome 23, ASM2471397v2, whole genome shotgun sequence:
- the c23h12orf56 gene encoding uncharacterized protein C12orf56 homolog, with product MSLSGSGSLLSRRNIKLDSFLKRSMGRAVHERVRASEPCVVVSDAFNKVYMHAVLSDERVYLTEHAPRTLTVAVSFGRVLGIELVNDLPEFLSGRDREHCQHIRILYVSDQPATRAFDWLRRDKWVGLPLAASPSRRSSHCPSITRTSEGGHPAERNHWRTEEVRVLKPSRSASCPNPETLGLLRVPHPPTQPPLYPPTSSSSPSERSLKPLQSDQVPRRIGSVLSRLLRRDLVEGGERREAELHLYAVSQTSRLYLHLQSAWSGFIIRSTLLLDPLYRRKCSSSSDSQRPVISWERTAHLFAQLTSELLQDGINEESLYLLLQELNVAAHRNVALRRLFWRSGELCVFLVQTLEECLHGRQSLSGVYSADQLLLSIVVVETLAVMFRETQAEASRLNLLSARKGALTSRILLALICDPLTQSRDFLMDSETQVLLSEYLDAACSLLFELLLLGHEATSGPVFTECLRSSRCFSADDLLSVDWLLRVVQPHPHLLSFITHQAQQVVLVLSDLQESVLCPVQAVLLFQRCRLLLACLQHSSLLAQHLRSDMREEFRYLVKTSCAAEKLPPRYPISGQTVREVELLLTLLR from the exons ATGTCTCTTTCCGGCTCCGGGAGCCTCCTCTCCCGCAGGAACATCAAGCTGGACTCGTTCCTGAAGCGGAGCATGGGGCGCGCCGTGCACGAGCGGGTGCGCGCCTCGGAGCCGTGCGTGGTGGTGTCGGACGCCTTCAACAAGGTGTACATGCACGCGGTGCTCAGCGACGAGCGCGTGTACCTCACCGAGCACGCGCCGCGCACTCTCACCGTGGCCGTCAGCTTCGGGCGCGTGCTCGGCATCGAACTG GTCAATGACCTCCCAGAATTCCTCAGTGGGAGGGACCGGGAACACTGCCAGCACATTCGAATCCTCTACGTCAGCGaccagccggccaccagggcaTTTGATTGGTTGAGGAGAGACAAGTGGGTGGGACTTCCTCTCGCAGCCTCGCCGTCTCGCAGATCCAGTCACTGCCCGTCGATAACACGCACCTCAGAAG GAGGACATCCTGCGGAGAG GAACCactggaggacagaggaggtcCGGGTGTTGAAGCCCAGCCGCTCTGCTTCCTGTCCGAACCCCGAGACTCTGGGGCTCCTCAGGGTCCCGCATCCCCCCACCCAGCCCCCTCTGTACCCCCCCACCAGCTCCTCGTCTCCCTCAGAGCGAAGCCTGAAGCCCCTCCAGAGCGATCAG GTTCCGAGGAGGATCGGCTCGGTTCTGTCTCGTCTGCTGAGAAGAGACTTGGTGGAGGGCGGAGAGCGGAGGGAGGCGGAGCTGCACCTTTACGCCGTCTCTCAGACGTCCAGACTTTACCTGCACCTCCAGAGCGCGTGGAGCGGTTTCATCATC aggtCGACTCTATTGTTGGATCCGCTCTACAGAAGAAAGTGCAGCTCGTCATCTGACTCACAACGTCCTGTCATCAG ctgggAGCGGACGGCTCACCTGTTCGCTCAGCTGacgtctgagctgctgcaggacggGATCAACGAGGAGAGTTtgtatctgctgctgcaggagctgaacGTCGCCGCCCACCGCAACGTCGCTCTACGCCGACTCTTCTGGAGG tccggtgagttgtgtgttttcctggttCAGACTCTGGAGGAGTGTCTTCACGGCCGTCAGAGCCTCAGTGGCGTCTACTCAGCAGATCAGCTCCT TCTGAGCATCGTGGTCGTGGAGACGCTCGCCGTCATGTTCAGGGAGACGCAGGCCGAAGCTTCCAGACTAAACCTGCTCTCTGCCAGAAA AGGCGCCCTGACCTCCAGGATCCTGCTCGCCCTGATCTGTGATCCGCTGACGCAGAGCAGAGACTTTCTGATGGACTCTGAG ACTCAGGTCTTGCTGTCGGAGTACCTGGACGCCGCCTGCTCGCTGCTCTTCGAGCTGCTGCTCCTCGGCCACGAGGCGACTTCAGGGCCTGTCTTCACCGAGTGTCTCAGG agcagcagatgtTTCTCTGCAGACGACCTCCTCTCTGTCGATTGGCTCCTGCGAGTCGTGCAGCCTCATCCTCACCTG CTCTCCTTCATCACCCACCAGGCCCAGCAGGTGGTGCTGGTTCTGTCCGACCTGCAGGAGTCGGTCCTCTGTCCCGTCCAGGCCGTGCTGTTGTTCCAGCGCTGTCGCCTCCTGCTGGCCTGTCTGCAGCACAGCAGCCTGCTGGCTCAGCACCTCCGCTCCGAcatgagggaagagttcag GTATTTGGTGAAGACGTCGTGTGCTGCGGAGAAGCTGCCGCCTCGTTACCCAATCAGTGGACAGACGGTGCGAGAGGTGGAGCTCCTGCTGACGCTGCTCAGATGA
- the LOC109644008 gene encoding bile acid-CoA:amino acid N-acyltransferase-like, producing the protein MSQIVPPILSVAPIRALVDETFKVLVDNLSPGSPVTVHALHHSEDQDYWEAYGHYISDHRGRVSVSDDMSFGGTYTGKEAMGLLWSMRPVPGSRTGLRLRKMNVSTPMLVQISVYRGHDFRDQTPLASVLTERWYMAPGVQRIEINEDGVRGTLFIPPGPGPFPGLMDMWGGGGGLLEYRAALLASRGFACLALEYFKPGELSSVDLEFKYFEKGFNIVKDHPKVMPDKVGLFGLSLGSSVTMYLAAESKVVEPRCCVCVNGNHGFGISVREGYIQMEKTLHKARVDENNASIWRDVVLQILNDSSLKLDMGKVKCPLMLVSGVDDQNTPAVEVAEDISQMMRAAGNEHLLTRLDYPDAGHLIEPPFSPHFRATNFIVHGKGEKKILLWGGQTKPHSDAQEDSWRKMLTFLRLHLCGDASPKAKL; encoded by the exons ATGTCTCAGATTGTCCCCCCGATCCTCTCCGTCGCCCCCATTCGGGCTCTGGTAGATGAGACGTTCAAGGTGCTGGTGGACAATCTGTCCCCTGGTTCTCCGGTGACAGTCCACGCCCTGCACCACTCTGAGGACCAGGACTACTGGGAGGCGTATGGACACTACATCAGCGACCACAGGGGAAGGGTGTCTG tttcagACGACATGAGTTTCGGGGGCACGTACACAGGAAAAGAAGCCATGGGTTTGTTGTGGAGCATGCGTCCCGTCCCCGGCAGCCGCACAGGCCTCAG GCTGAGAAAGATGAACGTCTCCACCCCCATGCTGGTGCAAATCTCCGTCTACAGGGGACACGACTTCAGGGACCAGACTCCTCTGGCGTCGGTGCTCACAGAGAGGTGGTACATGGCTCCTGGCGTCCAGAGGATTGAAATCAATGAGGACGGCGTGCGGGGGACGTTGTTCATTCCTCCAG GTCCAGGACCCTTCCCCGGGCTGATGGACATGTGGGGGGGCGGCGGCGGGCTGCTGGAGTATCGCGCGGCCTTGTTAGCGTCCCGAGGTTTCGCTTGTCTGGCGCTGGAGTATTTCAAACCTGGCGAGCTGTCGTCAGTGGACCTGGAGTTCAAGTATTTTgag AAGGGGTTTAACATCGTCAAGGATCATCCGAAAGTGATGCCGGACAAAGTCGGGCTGTTCGGTCTTTCCCTCGGCTCCAGTGTGACCATGTATTTAGCAGCTGAGAGCAAAGTTGTCGAA CCtcgttgttgtgtttgtgtcaacgGCAACCACGGTTTTGGGATTTCCGTCAGGGAAGGTTATATCCAGATGGAAAA GACTTTACACAAGGCCCGTGTGGATGAGAACAACGCTTCGATATGGCGAGACGTTGTTCTCCAAATACTGAATGATTCCTCCTTAAAACTCGAC ATGGGTAAAGTAAAGTGTCCCTTGATGCTGGTCAGTGGAGTGGATGATCAGAACACTCCGGCGGTGGAGGTGGCTGAGGAT ATCTCTCAGATGATGCGTGCGGCCGGTAACGAGCACCTGCTGACCAGACTGGATTATCCGGACGCCGGTCATCTGATCGAGCCGCCGTTCTCCCCCCACTTCAGAGCCACCAACTTTATAGTCCACggcaaaggagaaaaaa AGATCTTGTTGTGGGGGGGGCAAACCAAACCCCACTCTGACGCTCAGGAGGACTCCTGGAGGAAGATGTTGACTTTTCTGCGGCTGCATCTCTGCGGCGACGCAAGTCCCAAAGCCAAGCTGTGA